The following are from one region of the Fusarium keratoplasticum isolate Fu6.1 chromosome 4, whole genome shotgun sequence genome:
- a CDS encoding Zn(2)-C6 fungal-type domain-containing protein: MVYCGKPSRGCQMCRARRIKCDETKPTCNQCAKSRRQCPGYKDEFDLVFRNETQATERRARKANKKAMAQKQGKATSSRDAPKTSTTTKPNPDQSIITTLQLPVDQQATCHFLSNFVLLPSHDSTRGWMEFVVPLLKAEKPAPHFKLAFDACAVASLGNRVGPGSNFESEALGHYTKALAATFTALKDPEARKEDSTLAAVLLLGLFENITAKQLGMLAWGSHIEGAIQLVKARDKKQSRTKTGLALFVATRTQMIIHTLSTGKAPIMGVEWWITDGIKNRYGAECQRLNIRTAELRAEVNRLMTTLSRSPENVELLLDMIRRCQTLDQHHVNWINELPEYFRFKAVAWEDHVPNGNYALAEVFPGRVDAYQDLWVVSVWNLMRCSRIILASLIVRCAAWVCSPVDYRTTPEYATAARACVDMITDIIASVPYQLGWFSKRKELLERANLSAFGCGEEDALKGLPGYFLTWPLTCVQGQDYTTDAQRAWVKGRLQFIGNQLGVRYANILNQLNLRVPSMLIRRDGLMANPYPMAHNFEKLLSARSAPPSAGYSMNPIQQREAMHKEQVEREKTELLTKAMGSLDKLDETVADGFLHLKSGAALRGGSSAPRQQ, from the exons ATGGTTTATTGCGGCAAGCCCTCGAGGGGCTGCCAGATGTGCAGGGCCCGTAGAATCAAG TGCGATGAGACGAAACCGACCTGCAACCAATGCGCCAAATCGAGGAGACAATGCCCGGGCTACAAAGATGAGTTCGATCTCGTCTTCCGCAATGAGACCCAAGCCACCGAGAGGCGGGCTCGaaaggccaacaagaaggccaTGGCTCAAaagcagggcaaggccaCCAGTTCTCGGGATGCCCCCAAAACctcgaccaccaccaagccGAATCCTGACCAGTCCATCATAACCACACTTCAGCTCCCCGTGGACCAGCAGGCTACGTGTCACTTCTTGTCCAACTTTGTTCTTCTCCCTTCCCACGACAGCACCcgaggatggatggagttTGTTGTTCCGCTactcaaggctgagaagcccgCTCCTCATTTCAAGCTGGCATTTGACGCCTGCGCCGTCGCCTCTCTCGGAAACCGCGTAGGACCTGGGAGCAATTTCGAGAGCGAAGCTCTCGGTCATTACACCAAAGCCCTCGCCGCCACATTCACCGCCCTGAAAGACCCCGAGGCACGCAAGGAGGATTCCACCCTGGCCGCCGTTCTCTTGCTGGGGCTGTTTGAGAATATTACCGCGAAGCAGTTGGGCATGCTGGCATGGGGCTCTCACATCGAAGGAGCCATTCAGCTGGTCAAGGCCAGAGACAAGAAGCAGTCCCGAACCAAGACAGGGTTGGCACTTTTTGTAGCCACAAGGACGCAAATG ATTATCCACACATTGAGCACAGGCAAGGCTCCTATCATGGGCGTCGAGTGGTGGATCACAGACGGCATCAAGAACCGATACGGAGCCGAGTGCCAGCGACTCAACATTCGGACAGCAGAGCTCAGGGCCGAGGTCAACCGCTTGATGACAACCCTGTCTCGGAGCCCCGAGAACGTGGAGCTACTACTAGACATGATCCGGCGCTGCCAGACTCTGGATCAGCACCATGTCAACTGGATCAACGAGCTTCCTGAGTACTTCAGATTCAAGGCTGTTGCTTGGGAGGATCATGTCCCTAACGGCAACTATGCCCTGGCAGAGGTGTTCCCGGGGCGAGTGGACGCGTACCAAGACCTGTGGGTCGTCAGCGTTTGGAATCTTATGCGATGCTCCCGGATTATCCTGGCATCGCTGATCGTGCGCTGTGCCGCGTGGGTATGCTCGCCCGTGGATTATCGAACGACGCCCGAGTACGCGACAGCGGCCAGGGCATGTGTCGACATGATCACGGACATCATCGCTTCGGTCCCCTACCAGCTCGGTTGGTTCTCCAAGCGcaaggagctcctcgagcgGGCCAACCTATCTGCGTTTGGCtgcggagaggaggatgcccTCAAGGGGTTGCCCGGATACTTCCTTACATGGCCCCTGACATGCGTCCAGGGTCAGGACTACACGACCGACGCTCAGAGGGCATGGGTCAAGGGTCGGCTACAGTTCATTGGCAATCAGCTCGGAGTGAGATATGCCAACATTCTCAATCAG CTCAACCTGCGTGTCCCATCCATGCTCATCCGCCGGGATGGTCTAATGGCTAACCCCTACCCAATGGCGCACAACTTTGAGAAGCTGCTATCGGCGAGGTCGGCCCCGCCCTCGGCTGGGTATTCGATGAACCCCATCCAGCAGCGCGAGGCGATGCACAAGGAGCAGGTGGAGCGGGAGAAGACAGAACTGCTTACAAAGGCCATGGGGAGCTTGGATAAGCTTGACGAGACGGTGGCCGACGGGTTCCTGCACTTGAAGAGTGGTGCAGCACTGAGGGGTGGTTCATCCGCACCGCGTCAACAGTAA